In the Cannabis sativa cultivar Pink pepper isolate KNU-18-1 unplaced genomic scaffold, ASM2916894v1 Contig1, whole genome shotgun sequence genome, one interval contains:
- the LOC133032985 gene encoding probable serine/threonine-protein kinase PBL3, whose protein sequence is MGNCFRKSAKCAHASSVNFSGGTNPGSNAKIVSASSSSSQDPALGDAAPAKVDITIFDTVKSFSFIDLKNATKNFRSDSLLGEGGFGWVFKGWIDPNTFAPAKPGTGTVVAVKRLKRESFQGHKEWLAEVNYLGQLRHKNLVKLIGYCSESDNRLLVYEFLPKGSLENHLFRKGVQPISWATRMSIAIDVARGLSFLHSLDANVIYRDLKASNILLDSDFNAKLSDFGLARDGPTGDNTHVSTRVMGTRGYAAPEYVATGHLTPKNDVYSFGVVLLELLSGRRAMDDDKNGGAEETLVEWAKPFLCDNRRVLRIMDTRLGGQYSKKAAQAAAALSVQCLHTDPKHRPLMIDVLAKLEQIHTSKDVSTTRQSRPDHQGIRHSNHHHRTTAN, encoded by the exons ATGGGAAACTGCTTTAGAAAATCTGCCAAGTGTGCTCACGCTTCTTCTGTCAACTTTTCTG GTGGGACAAATCCAGGTAGCAATGCCAAGATTGTCtcagcatcatcatcatcatcacaggACCCAGCATTAGGAGATGCTGCACCTGCCAAAGTTGATATAACTATTTTCGACACAGTTAAGTCCTTTAGCTTCATTGATCTTAAGAATGCCACGAAGAACTTCCGATCAGACAGCCTACTTGGGGAGGGAGGATTTGGGTGGGTCTTCAAAGGTTGGATTGATCCAAACACATTCGCTCCAGCTAAACCAGGTACTGGGACGGTGGTGGCTGTCAAGAGACTCAAGCGAGAGAGCTTTCAAGGACACAAAGAATGGCTT GCAGAAGTGAATTATTTAGGCCAGCTTCGCCACAAAAATCTGGTGAAACTCATAGGCTATTGCTCAGAGTCTGACAATAGACTTCTTGTGTATGAATTTCTGCCAAAAGGAAGTTTGGAAAACCATTTATTTAGGA AAGGGGTACAGCCAATTTCTTGGGCTACACGCATGAGCATTGCTATTGACGTTGCACGGGGGTTGTCTTTCTTGCATAGTTTAGATGCTAATGTCATCTATCGTGATTTAAAGGCTTCCAACATTCTACTTGATTCG GATTTCAATGCTAAGCTTTCTGATTTTGGCTTAGCAAGAGATGGCCCTACAGGAGATAATACTCACGTTTCAACCAGAGTAATGGGAACTCGAGGCTATGCTGCCCCAGAATATGTAGCTACTG GGCACTTGACTCCAAAGAATGATGTGTACAGCTTTGGTGTAGTCTTGTTAGAATTGCTCTCAGGAAGACGAGCAATGGACGATGATAAAAATGGTGGTGCGGAAGAAACATTGGTAGAGTGGGCGAAGCCATTCTTGTGCGATAATAGACGGGTTTTAAGAATCATGGACACAAGGTTAGGTGGTCAATACTCCAAGAAAGCAGCTCAAGCAGCTGCTGCACTTTCCGTGCAGTGCCTCCACacagatccaaaacataggccaCTGATGATCGATGTTCTAGCCAAATTGGAACAGATTCATACATCTAAAGATGTTTCGACCACCAGACAGTCTAGGCCGGATCATCAAGGCATCAGGCATTCAAATCATCATCACAGAACAACAGCAAACTAA